Part of the Chitinivibrionia bacterium genome, CCCGTGTCGATAACCTCTATGGCAATTGTGCATTCGTTGCCTTTTTCCTGCAAAAGAGACGCGTTCAGGCGGATTATTCCCTCTTCGTCGGTGAATTTTACGGCGTTGCTCAAAAGATTTATTATAACTTGAGTCAAACGCTGGTCGTCGCCTGCCAAAATGTGCGGAATTTTTCCGTCTATATTCACCAAAAAGGTCTGCTGTTTTTCTTCCATACGGACGTTAACCGCATTTACGGCTTTTTTCAGCATATTCTCGAACGAAAAATCGCCGATTACAAGCTCAAGTTTGTTCGCTTCAATTTTGGACATATCCAAGACGTCGTTTATTACGCCCAAAAGATGCGACGAAGCCTCGGCGATTTTAGTGAGCGCGTAATCTTTGCGTTCGCTGTCGAGCGATTTTTTGCCGATTGTCGCCATTCCCATAATGGTATTTAGCGGCGTGCGCATTTCGTGCGACATATTCGACAAGAAAAATCCTTTTGCAACAGAGGCGGCTTCTGCGTCCGTGCGCAGTTTTTTCATATTCAGCAATGTGTTTTTTGTTTCGGTTATATCCATAATTGCGCCTGCAACGCGAATGGGATTGCCGTCTTTGTCGCGCGTGGTTTCGCCTGTCGCGCGGATATACGCGAGTTCGCCGTTTTTCTTTGTCATTCTGAATTCTCTGTCATAAGGCGTTTTGCCTGTAGTGTCGAGTATGTGTTTTGCAAAAGCGTTAACTGTTATTTCCTTGTCTTCGGGATGCAAAATGTTGCTCCAACTGCTGATTTTGTTAGGAAAATCTTCTTCGTTTGAATATCCGAGCATTTGCCTGAATTCGTCTGAGTAAATAACGGTGTTTGTAAGGGCGACGGGATTTTTGACGTCGTCAACTTCCATATCCCACAGGGCAATATGCGTGGATTTAACGACCAGATTTAATTTTGCCAATTGCTGTTCAATCTTTTCTTGGGCGAGTATAAGTTCATTTTCCCGTTTTTTAATTTCGCGCAGGTCGTATAAAAAACCAAGTCCGATAAAATCGTCTTTGTCTTTAACGCGAATAAGCGTGAGTTCGCTGGGAATCGGTTCGCCGTTCGCTGTTTGGTGCATCCATTCGGTTTTAACGACCTTGCCGGACATTACGCGTTGCATAATTTCGGCGGTAGCCTCTAATGAAGAACGTCCGTCAGGTAAAAACTTTGGAGAGAAATCTTCCCAGTAGCGGTCTATAACTTGCCGTTTTTTGGCATTGAACATATTTGCGAGTTCGTCGTTGCAATCAAGAACTTGCGGCGGATTACCCTTAAAAATCGCCATACCTATCGGCATCGCTTCGAGTATGGTCTTGTTGAGGCGGTTCATCCTGTCGATTTCTTTTTCCATTCCGCTTCGGTCTTTCATAATGCTTTTAAATATAAACAAAGTCAAAAATAAGCTCGCCAATATAATGACGGCAAACATCATAACGGCAATTATATCTGAAATTCTGCTTATATTTGCGTGCATTCCGAGCTCGTATTCGGAATATTTTTTCATAATACCCGTCAACTCTTCTATCATTTCGTGAAACACGGGAATGACGCTTTCTCTGAAAAGTCTTACAGCCTCGTCGTTTTCGCCCGCTTCAAGTAAATTAAGGACAATTCGCGCTTCCGTGTGTACAAGGTCGTGCAAAGGTTTAAGCCGCGCTATTCTGTCCTGAATTTTTTCGTCTCTGATATATTTTGCGTCGTAGTCTATCCATAATCCGAGGCGGCAGGCGGCAGGGTCAAGTTCTCCTGTAAATTCCGTGCCTCCCGTTATGGTTTCAAACATTTTGTATCTCCAATTGTAGTGAGCGTTCAAAATATCCGTGAAATCCGATATGCCTCTTTGAAGCGTGTATAATTCCTGCGCCTCGTTTTTGAAGCGACCGGTTATAACAACAGCGGTAATACCGAATGCCAAACCTATAGATATTGCTATTAAAAAACTGATTATGACTCTTGTCTGAATTTTCATAGTATTCCTTTAATTTAGACTTTTAACGTCAGAAAATAGTTTTTGGCTTTAGCAATAATTAGAAAATCCTTTATTTTTTGAAAAAAGTCTGAAAAGAAAATACAGTCATTTTAAACTTTATACTCTATGTCGCATTGAAAAAATAATATTTTAGTATCGGAATTAAATTGCAAATAAGGAGAAATATATGAAATACGTGATAGCAGTCGGCGACGGAATGGCGGACGAACTCATTGACGCTCTTGGAAACAAGTCGCCCTTAGAGTATGCTCAAACCCCCAATTTAGACTTTGTGGCGCAAAAAGGAATTTGCGGAATGGTTGATTTAATTCCCGAAGGTTTCCCGCCCGGAAGCGACATCGGAAATATGTCTCTTATGGGATACGACCCGCAAAAATACCACACAGGGCGCGCGCCGATAGAGGCGGCAAGCATCGGAATAAAGCTCGCCGCAAACGAAACCGCGTTCCGTTGTAATCTTATTACAATAAAAGACGGCGTTATGGACGATTATTCGGCAGGGCATATCCAGACCGACAGCGCAAAAGAAATTATCGCCGCGCTCAAAACCTTGGACTGCGACAAATACACTTTCCATTTGGGCGTTCAATACAGACACATTTTGGTGATAAAGGACGTCGAAATCAAAGGCGAAAAACTAACGCCGCCGCACGATATAAGCGGACAAAATATAGACAAATATGTCCCGAAAAACATAATTCTTAACGAAAT contains:
- a CDS encoding response regulator, which gives rise to MKIQTRVIISFLIAISIGLAFGITAVVITGRFKNEAQELYTLQRGISDFTDILNAHYNWRYKMFETITGGTEFTGELDPAACRLGLWIDYDAKYIRDEKIQDRIARLKPLHDLVHTEARIVLNLLEAGENDEAVRLFRESVIPVFHEMIEELTGIMKKYSEYELGMHANISRISDIIAVMMFAVIILASLFLTLFIFKSIMKDRSGMEKEIDRMNRLNKTILEAMPIGMAIFKGNPPQVLDCNDELANMFNAKKRQVIDRYWEDFSPKFLPDGRSSLEATAEIMQRVMSGKVVKTEWMHQTANGEPIPSELTLIRVKDKDDFIGLGFLYDLREIKKRENELILAQEKIEQQLAKLNLVVKSTHIALWDMEVDDVKNPVALTNTVIYSDEFRQMLGYSNEEDFPNKISSWSNILHPEDKEITVNAFAKHILDTTGKTPYDREFRMTKKNGELAYIRATGETTRDKDGNPIRVAGAIMDITETKNTLLNMKKLRTDAEAASVAKGFFLSNMSHEMRTPLNTIMGMATIGKKSLDSERKDYALTKIAEASSHLLGVINDVLDMSKIEANKLELVIGDFSFENMLKKAVNAVNVRMEEKQQTFLVNIDGKIPHILAGDDQRLTQVIINLLSNAVKFTDEEGIIRLNASLLQEKGNECTIAIEVIDTGIGITKEQQERIFRTFEQADSKTSRQFGGTGLGLVISKRIVEMMGGEINVSSELGKGSKFTFSFKATRGNNSLETKLDTSVNWSNMKVLAVDDAAEILKYFSEIFNRYGVSCDIAANGNEALALIEQNDGYDIYFVDWNMPIMNGIELTKEIKKRREHRKNVIIMISSTEWALIHEDAKGAGVDKFLMKPLFASDIMDCMNTCLGSATANNAKEHKAAVKSGELKGCRILLAEDMAINREVLLAIMEDTGVEIDCAENGAEAVEMVAANPEKYELILMDMQMPLMDGLEATRNIRETGNKIPIIAMTANVFKEDIEKCAEAGMDDHIGKPIDVVKVMKMIRKYRKS